Proteins from a genomic interval of Arthrobacter sp. CAN_C5:
- the thrB gene encoding homoserine kinase — MSERVPVYSSVIDPSLGSPRMVAAGQDATIRVPATSANLGPGFDTLGLAVSLFDTVRVRTNTSGTVSVRVTGEGADSLPTDGSHLVARTLLETLDRAGYGCPGLELDTENLIPHGRGLGSSAAAIVTAVLGANFLLPDNARMEPPALLQLCSTLEGHPDNVAPALAGALAISWETGRVFRSTRVPVHPSIIPIAAVPSSSLSTESARALLPTSVSHASAAANAGRAALLIDSLSREPQFILDATQDELHQDYRAQAMIPSATLMRQLRAQGFPAVISGAGPTVMTLAVGEAQATAAEKAIVALTGEPNNADSGVQWRVLRLTVAPEGAKLVVHQRNES; from the coding sequence GTGAGTGAGCGGGTTCCCGTGTACTCTTCCGTGATCGACCCTTCGCTGGGGTCCCCGCGGATGGTCGCTGCTGGCCAGGACGCGACCATCCGGGTACCTGCGACCAGCGCAAACCTGGGACCGGGCTTCGACACGCTGGGACTCGCGGTGTCACTCTTTGACACGGTCAGGGTGCGGACCAACACCAGCGGCACCGTGTCGGTCCGGGTTACCGGCGAGGGGGCGGACAGCCTCCCCACCGATGGCAGCCACCTGGTGGCACGGACCCTGCTGGAAACGCTTGACCGGGCGGGATACGGCTGCCCCGGCCTCGAATTGGACACCGAAAATCTGATTCCTCATGGCCGGGGGCTCGGCTCCTCGGCGGCGGCCATCGTCACAGCCGTGCTGGGAGCGAACTTCCTGCTGCCGGACAACGCCCGGATGGAACCACCCGCGCTGCTGCAGTTGTGTTCAACCCTGGAGGGCCACCCCGACAATGTTGCGCCGGCACTGGCGGGTGCGCTTGCAATCTCCTGGGAAACAGGCAGGGTCTTTCGCAGCACCCGCGTCCCGGTGCATCCGTCGATCATTCCGATAGCCGCGGTCCCGTCAAGCAGCCTTTCGACCGAGAGCGCGAGGGCACTGCTGCCGACCTCTGTGTCCCACGCAAGTGCTGCGGCCAATGCTGGCCGCGCCGCGCTGCTGATTGACTCGCTGTCACGCGAGCCGCAGTTCATTCTGGATGCCACGCAGGACGAGCTGCATCAGGACTACCGGGCACAGGCGATGATTCCCAGCGCCACCCTGATGCGTCAACTCAGGGCCCAGGGATTCCCCGCAGTGATTTCCGGTGCGGGGCCAACGGTGATGACTCTCGCCGTCGGGGAAGCGCAGGCGACGGCAGCCGAGAAGGCGATCGTGGCATTGACTGGAGAGCCAAACAACGCAGATTCAGGCGTCCAATGGCGCGTCCTCAGGCTGACCGTTGCCCCCGAGGGTGCTAAACTAGTGGTGCACCAACGGAATGAATCGTGA
- the rho gene encoding transcription termination factor Rho, producing the protein MTETTDLLSGVDTSNAGAADAPASKSSGLAGLKLAQLQALAGQLGITGGSRMRKGDLVSAISDHQRGSAVADRPKDSAPSDASAPESEAGQSNGSTRSSRRASSRTASTDSDSQDSDGAAQEPTERPSRTRNRNRRAGSDGVVSLPASEAPQPEATEASGDDAQNSGGDTNGRENNGRDNGGERGRGRAPRENRRGRRGEERADNSANESPETTSSDDSSRSDRNSADRNSADRNSQGSGESNDSSEQSDSNARNDRGGRNRNENRTDSGDNRNNENRNNSNDNRGNDNRNNSNDNRDDDSRGRSRNRRNRNSRDDNGGGNDRGNDRGNDRGNDRGNDRGNDRSSRFRDRNDRNDRRRNRNQNPEVDDVEVTDDDVLLPVAGILDVLENYAFVRTSGYLPGPNDVYVSLAQVKKHNLRKGDAVVGAIRAPRDGENQNNTRQKFNALIRVTSVNGKPAEDLKDRVEFAKLVPLYPTERLRLETEAKKIGPRVIDLVAPIGKGQRGLIVSPPKAGKTLILQAIANAITINNPEVHLMMVLVDERPEEVTDMQRTVKGEVIASTFDRPADDHTTVAELSIERAKRLVEMGMDVVVLLDSMTRLGRAYNLAAPASGRILSGGVDSAALYPPKRFFGAARNIENGGSLTILATALVETGSKMDEVIFEEFKGTGNMELRLSRNLADKRIFPAVDVNASGTRREEKLLSPDEVKIMWKLRRVLSGLGEQQSLELLTNKIRETQSNVEFLMQVQKTTLGSKNDDD; encoded by the coding sequence GTGACTGAAACCACTGACCTGTTGTCAGGTGTGGACACATCAAACGCCGGCGCAGCCGACGCTCCCGCTTCCAAAAGCTCCGGCCTTGCCGGGCTGAAGCTCGCCCAGCTCCAGGCTCTTGCGGGCCAGTTGGGCATTACTGGCGGTTCCAGGATGCGCAAGGGCGACCTGGTCTCGGCCATCTCCGATCATCAGCGCGGCTCTGCGGTTGCAGACCGCCCCAAGGACTCCGCTCCCAGTGACGCCAGCGCACCAGAGTCTGAGGCCGGCCAGTCAAATGGCTCGACCCGTTCCTCGCGCCGTGCATCCAGCCGGACCGCGAGCACAGACAGCGACAGCCAGGACAGCGATGGTGCTGCACAGGAGCCGACCGAGCGTCCGTCGCGCACCCGCAACCGCAACCGACGTGCCGGATCAGACGGCGTCGTCAGCCTGCCTGCCTCTGAGGCTCCCCAGCCGGAAGCTACTGAGGCATCCGGTGACGACGCCCAGAACAGCGGCGGCGACACGAACGGCCGTGAGAACAATGGCCGGGACAATGGCGGCGAACGTGGCCGTGGCCGCGCTCCCCGCGAGAACCGGCGTGGACGCCGCGGCGAAGAGCGTGCCGACAACTCCGCGAACGAATCCCCGGAGACGACGTCGTCGGACGATTCCTCGCGCTCCGACCGGAACAGCGCCGACCGGAACAGCGCCGACCGGAACAGTCAGGGCTCCGGCGAGTCGAACGACTCCTCCGAGCAGAGTGATTCAAACGCGCGCAATGACCGTGGCGGACGGAACCGGAATGAGAACCGGACCGATTCCGGCGACAACCGGAACAACGAAAACCGGAACAACAGCAACGACAACCGGGGTAACGACAACCGGAACAACAGCAACGACAACCGGGACGACGACAGCCGAGGCCGTAGCCGGAACCGCCGCAATCGTAACTCCCGCGATGACAACGGCGGCGGCAACGACCGTGGAAATGACCGTGGGAACGATCGCGGGAACGATCGCGGGAATGACCGGGGCAACGACCGCAGCAGCCGGTTCCGCGACCGCAACGACCGGAATGACCGCCGTCGCAACCGCAACCAGAACCCCGAGGTCGACGACGTCGAGGTAACTGACGACGACGTCCTGCTGCCCGTAGCGGGCATCCTCGACGTCCTCGAGAACTACGCGTTTGTGCGGACCTCGGGCTACCTGCCCGGCCCCAACGACGTCTACGTCTCCCTGGCACAGGTCAAGAAGCACAACCTGCGCAAGGGTGACGCAGTGGTGGGCGCCATCCGCGCCCCCCGCGACGGCGAGAACCAGAACAACACCCGCCAGAAGTTCAATGCGCTGATCCGCGTCACCTCGGTGAACGGCAAGCCAGCCGAGGACCTCAAGGACCGGGTCGAGTTCGCCAAGCTGGTTCCGCTGTACCCGACCGAACGCCTGCGCCTCGAGACCGAAGCGAAGAAGATCGGTCCCCGCGTCATCGACCTGGTAGCGCCGATCGGCAAGGGCCAGCGTGGCCTGATCGTTTCACCCCCCAAGGCGGGCAAGACGCTCATCCTGCAGGCAATCGCCAACGCGATCACCATCAATAATCCTGAGGTCCACCTCATGATGGTGCTGGTTGACGAACGCCCCGAGGAAGTCACCGACATGCAGCGCACGGTCAAGGGTGAGGTCATTGCCTCCACCTTCGACCGTCCGGCGGATGACCACACCACTGTCGCCGAACTTTCCATCGAGCGCGCCAAGCGTCTCGTGGAAATGGGGATGGACGTGGTGGTCCTGCTCGACTCCATGACCCGTCTGGGCCGTGCCTACAACCTCGCAGCCCCGGCATCCGGACGCATTCTGTCCGGTGGCGTCGACTCGGCAGCGCTCTACCCGCCGAAGCGTTTCTTCGGTGCGGCACGCAACATCGAGAACGGTGGCTCGCTCACCATTCTGGCCACTGCGCTTGTGGAGACCGGGTCCAAGATGGATGAGGTCATCTTCGAGGAGTTCAAGGGCACTGGCAACATGGAGCTGCGACTGTCCCGGAACCTCGCGGACAAGCGCATCTTCCCGGCAGTCGACGTCAACGCGTCGGGTACCCGTCGTGAAGAGAAGCTGCTGTCCCCGGACGAGGTCAAGATCATGTGGAAGCTGCGGCGTGTCCTTTCCGGACTTGGCGAACAGCAGTCACTTGAGCTGCTGACCAACAAGATCCGGGAAACCCAGTCGAACGTCGAGTTCCTGATGCAGGTCCAGAAGACCACCTTGGGTTCCAAGAACGACGACGACTAG
- the prfA gene encoding peptide chain release factor 1, with protein sequence MFESIQNLLDEHAELQLRLSDPAVHSDQVLARKLGRRYAELSSIVDAHTKWEALKDDLEAAQEMADDPEFAAEVPVLEEQLAAAQERLRRLLIPRDPNDSRDVIIEVKGGEGGDEAALFAGDLLRMYTRYAETRGWKTEIISANESDLGGYKDVQMAIKGSSNEPGEGVYARLKFEGGVHRVQRVPVTESQGRIHTSAAGVLILPEVDEPEEVEISQNDLKIDVYRSSGPGGQSVNTTDSAVRITHLPTGIVVAMQNEKSQLQNREAGMRVLRSRILAHQQAQIDAANSDIRKSQIRTMDRSERIRTYNYPENRIADHRTGYKAYNLDAVMNGDLEAVVQAGIEMDEQSRLDAIGEDD encoded by the coding sequence ATGTTTGAGTCGATCCAGAACCTGCTCGACGAGCACGCCGAGCTCCAGCTCAGGCTCTCCGACCCGGCAGTGCACTCTGACCAGGTGCTGGCCCGCAAGCTCGGCCGCAGGTACGCCGAGCTGAGCAGTATCGTCGACGCGCACACCAAATGGGAGGCGCTGAAGGACGATCTCGAAGCAGCACAGGAAATGGCCGACGACCCGGAGTTCGCTGCCGAGGTGCCGGTCCTGGAGGAGCAGCTCGCTGCCGCGCAGGAGCGGCTGCGCCGGTTGCTCATCCCGCGCGACCCCAACGACAGCCGGGACGTCATCATCGAGGTCAAGGGTGGCGAGGGCGGCGACGAAGCGGCCCTGTTCGCCGGCGACCTGCTCCGCATGTACACCCGGTATGCGGAGACCCGCGGCTGGAAGACCGAGATCATCTCGGCCAACGAGTCCGACCTGGGTGGGTACAAGGACGTCCAGATGGCAATCAAGGGCTCCTCCAACGAACCGGGGGAGGGCGTCTACGCCCGCCTGAAGTTCGAGGGTGGCGTGCACCGCGTGCAGCGCGTCCCCGTGACGGAGTCCCAGGGCCGTATCCACACCTCGGCTGCCGGTGTGCTGATCCTGCCCGAGGTGGATGAGCCGGAGGAAGTGGAGATCAGCCAGAACGATCTGAAGATCGACGTGTACCGGTCGTCCGGTCCGGGCGGCCAGTCGGTGAACACCACCGACTCCGCGGTCCGCATCACCCACCTTCCCACCGGAATTGTCGTGGCGATGCAGAACGAGAAGTCCCAGCTACAGAACCGTGAGGCGGGTATGCGGGTGCTCAGGTCCCGGATCCTGGCACACCAGCAGGCGCAGATCGACGCGGCGAACTCCGACATCCGGAAGTCACAGATCCGCACCATGGACCGCTCCGAGCGGATCCGTACCTACAACTATCCCGAGAACCGCATCGCCGACCACCGCACCGGGTACAAGGCCTACAACCTTGACGCGGTCATGAATGGTGACCTCGAGGCCGTGGTCCAGGCGGGCATCGAGATGGACGAACAGTCCCGGCTTGACGCGATCGGCGAGGACGACTGA
- the prmC gene encoding peptide chain release factor N(5)-glutamine methyltransferase — protein MTEQISSGETLEEALARATGILTDAGVPSPRVDAHLLAAHLLGEPVGRVKTMALLGAAAPAGFFELVAERALRIPLQHITGTAHFRRLELAVGPGAFIPRPETESVAQLAIDHALTLIRPRVVDLGTGSGAIAAAIADEVPGADVYAVEFSPLAHAWAERNLQPRSVTLILGDLRDALGEEDGTFDVVVSNPPYIPSEAVPREPEVAEHDPQIALYGGGRDGLELPWAAALSAARLLVPGGYFVMEHAEVQAPAIAALLRSDPRWETVLTHQDLTGRDRSTSALRTECANPGAPVKG, from the coding sequence ATGACCGAACAGATCTCCTCCGGAGAGACGCTTGAGGAAGCGCTGGCGCGAGCCACCGGTATCCTGACCGACGCCGGTGTGCCCAGCCCGCGGGTCGATGCCCACCTGCTGGCAGCCCACCTGCTTGGCGAACCCGTGGGACGGGTCAAAACCATGGCGCTCCTGGGTGCGGCAGCCCCGGCAGGCTTCTTCGAGCTGGTGGCGGAGCGTGCGCTCAGGATCCCGCTCCAGCACATCACCGGCACAGCCCACTTCCGGCGGCTGGAGCTTGCAGTCGGTCCGGGAGCTTTCATACCCCGCCCGGAGACGGAGTCCGTGGCGCAACTCGCGATTGATCACGCGCTGACGCTGATCAGACCCCGGGTGGTTGACCTGGGGACCGGAAGCGGCGCCATCGCGGCCGCCATCGCCGACGAGGTGCCCGGTGCCGACGTCTACGCGGTCGAATTCAGCCCCCTGGCCCATGCGTGGGCCGAACGGAATCTTCAGCCACGGTCAGTGACTCTGATTCTTGGCGACCTGCGGGATGCGCTGGGGGAGGAGGACGGGACGTTCGACGTCGTCGTGTCCAACCCGCCCTATATTCCCTCCGAAGCAGTGCCTCGTGAGCCTGAGGTGGCGGAACATGACCCACAGATCGCGCTGTACGGCGGCGGCAGGGATGGGCTCGAACTGCCCTGGGCAGCGGCGCTCAGCGCGGCGCGGTTGCTGGTGCCCGGCGGTTATTTCGTGATGGAACATGCGGAGGTGCAGGCCCCCGCGATCGCAGCGCTGCTGCGGTCCGACCCCCGCTGGGAAACTGTGCTCACCCACCAGGACCTCACCGGGCGGGACCGCTCCACCTCAGCCCTCCGCACCGAATGCGCCAATCCGGGCGCACCAGTGAAAGGATGA
- a CDS encoding L-threonylcarbamoyladenylate synthase has protein sequence MTTSYDCSDPAQRSDGLAHAQRAVAANQCVVLPTDTVYGIAADAFSPQAVATLLASKGRGRNMPPPVLIPRIQTMDGLATDVHPDARKLAEAFWPGGLTLIFRAQPSLTWDLGETLGTVALRMPDDALAIDLLTLTGPMAVSSANRTGSPAATTGAEAYAQLADSVEVYLEGGPRSGTASTIVDATGEDLVLVRAGSISLTQLQEVVPGVREPGAPEDSDGSAPLDPDDAGTPQPPAHH, from the coding sequence GTGACCACCAGCTATGACTGTTCCGACCCGGCCCAGCGCAGCGACGGGTTGGCCCACGCCCAACGCGCTGTTGCAGCCAACCAGTGTGTGGTGCTCCCCACCGACACGGTGTACGGGATCGCCGCCGATGCTTTCTCGCCCCAGGCCGTCGCCACCCTGTTGGCATCCAAGGGTCGTGGGCGGAACATGCCGCCGCCCGTCCTGATACCCCGTATCCAGACCATGGACGGACTGGCCACCGATGTCCACCCTGATGCGAGGAAGCTTGCCGAGGCCTTCTGGCCAGGAGGACTGACCCTCATCTTCCGGGCCCAGCCCTCCCTGACCTGGGACCTCGGCGAGACCCTGGGCACGGTTGCGCTGCGCATGCCCGACGACGCGTTGGCGATCGACCTGCTGACCTTGACCGGACCCATGGCTGTTTCGTCGGCCAACCGCACGGGGTCGCCGGCTGCAACCACCGGCGCCGAGGCCTATGCCCAGCTAGCCGACTCGGTGGAGGTGTACCTTGAGGGTGGACCACGGAGTGGCACCGCCTCGACAATCGTCGACGCAACGGGGGAGGACCTCGTGCTGGTGCGCGCCGGCAGTATCAGCCTGACCCAGCTGCAGGAGGTTGTCCCCGGGGTCAGGGAACCTGGCGCTCCTGAGGATTCTGACGGTTCCGCCCCGCTCGACCCTGACGACGCCGGGACCCCGCAGCCTCCAGCACACCACTGA
- a CDS encoding NAD(P)-dependent oxidoreductase produces the protein MPWVIVGATGFVGSAVLRAAQDAGVEVTGIAAPRLASDARSAGQILDEAARHPSVAGLAAALSGASVVVNAAGVAAPRSADTAELRGANALLPAVLAYACSAARVDRLIHLSSAAVQGQREVLDESFDLAPFSAYSRSKALGEEALRLTVGRGGVEGTHPVVVRATSVQGADRPTTAALARLAASPLASVAAPGTASTPVTSVESLADYVVQVGSFAGPLPAVILQPGEGMTVRSVLEAAGGTPMVLPRSMCRFILRAGYQMSALLGERLHGSLRRVELMWFGQAQDPGWAEAHNIRVEHRVSGVLEAAGSRRRQGRAGRNRQNPQERQVP, from the coding sequence ATGCCCTGGGTGATTGTTGGCGCTACCGGGTTTGTCGGATCGGCCGTGTTACGTGCCGCGCAGGATGCGGGTGTGGAGGTGACGGGTATCGCGGCACCCCGCCTGGCGAGCGATGCCCGGTCCGCTGGACAGATCCTCGATGAGGCAGCCCGCCACCCGTCGGTCGCCGGGCTCGCCGCGGCACTGTCCGGTGCTTCAGTGGTGGTCAACGCCGCTGGTGTCGCCGCGCCACGAAGCGCTGACACGGCTGAACTCCGCGGAGCAAACGCGCTGCTCCCCGCTGTCCTGGCCTACGCCTGCTCGGCAGCGCGGGTGGACCGGCTGATCCACCTGAGCAGTGCAGCGGTCCAGGGTCAACGGGAGGTCCTGGACGAGTCCTTCGACCTGGCGCCGTTTTCGGCCTACTCCCGGAGCAAGGCACTGGGTGAGGAGGCACTCCGTCTCACCGTTGGACGGGGTGGGGTTGAAGGAACGCACCCGGTGGTGGTCCGCGCCACGTCGGTGCAGGGTGCCGATCGCCCGACGACCGCCGCGCTCGCGCGGCTGGCAGCATCACCCCTGGCCTCGGTAGCCGCACCCGGAACCGCAAGCACCCCGGTCACGTCGGTGGAGTCCCTGGCCGATTATGTGGTTCAGGTGGGTTCTTTTGCCGGACCTCTTCCGGCTGTCATCCTGCAGCCCGGCGAAGGAATGACGGTCCGCTCCGTACTGGAGGCAGCCGGAGGCACCCCCATGGTGCTGCCGCGGTCCATGTGCCGTTTCATCCTCCGCGCGGGCTACCAGATGTCAGCGCTGCTCGGTGAACGACTGCATGGCAGCCTGCGCCGGGTGGAACTGATGTGGTTCGGTCAGGCGCAGGACCCGGGGTGGGCTGAAGCTCACAACATCCGGGTGGAGCACCGGGTCAGTGGTGTGCTGGAGGCTGCGGGGTCCCGGCGTCGTCAGGGTCGAGCGGGGCGGAACCGTCAGAATCCTCAGGAGCGCCAGGTTCCCTGA
- a CDS encoding glycosyltransferase, translated as MTASDPAVTVVVTTFNRAGYLRVLLETIAQLDPAPQNVIVVNNASTDATDEVIAQANLPVPLIHHRLKKNVGGSGGFSAGAERALAEGAEWLWLMDDDVEVLPGAIAAFQPQLQTYRCLHGRRYDHSGKPFFWQHQFNAFLGVHFPVRGNVFRHSRVFHTNVGCFEGMLVHADVVRRVGLPDPRFFLNGDDTTYGWLISQSEPVVYINEYVLKKARPQKQIDLGVRHLNDSNDLGRYCGMRNRGHQARYLRINGRFNRWGFGLGTLLTAAKEVFRLVAVEHSLSGLAPLWRGWRQSRAILTDPSWQPMPSLEPPAERPERSELLREKN; from the coding sequence ATGACCGCCTCCGACCCCGCCGTGACGGTGGTTGTCACCACCTTCAACCGGGCAGGCTACCTCCGGGTCCTGCTCGAAACCATTGCGCAGCTGGATCCGGCACCGCAGAACGTCATTGTGGTCAACAACGCGAGTACCGATGCCACGGACGAGGTCATTGCGCAGGCGAACCTCCCGGTGCCGCTGATTCATCACCGGTTGAAGAAGAATGTCGGCGGATCCGGCGGTTTCTCGGCCGGGGCGGAGCGGGCACTCGCCGAGGGCGCCGAGTGGCTCTGGCTGATGGACGACGACGTCGAGGTGCTTCCCGGCGCGATCGCCGCATTCCAGCCGCAGCTGCAGACGTATCGCTGCCTTCACGGGCGCCGGTACGACCACTCGGGCAAACCGTTCTTCTGGCAGCACCAGTTCAACGCTTTTCTCGGCGTACACTTCCCGGTCCGCGGCAACGTGTTTCGCCATAGCCGCGTATTCCATACCAATGTGGGCTGCTTCGAAGGAATGCTGGTCCACGCCGATGTGGTGCGCCGCGTGGGTCTCCCCGATCCCCGGTTCTTCCTCAACGGGGACGACACCACCTACGGCTGGCTGATCTCCCAGTCCGAGCCGGTGGTGTACATCAACGAGTACGTGCTGAAAAAAGCCCGGCCCCAGAAACAGATTGACCTCGGAGTGCGGCACCTGAACGATTCAAATGATCTGGGCCGCTACTGCGGCATGCGGAACCGGGGCCATCAGGCGCGCTATCTCAGGATCAACGGCAGGTTCAACCGCTGGGGCTTTGGTCTGGGCACCCTGCTGACCGCCGCCAAGGAAGTGTTCCGGCTGGTCGCCGTCGAGCACTCCCTCTCCGGGCTGGCACCGCTCTGGCGGGGCTGGCGGCAGTCGCGCGCCATCCTTACGGATCCTTCGTGGCAGCCCATGCCGTCCCTGGAACCTCCTGCCGAACGCCCTGAGCGGTCCGAGCTGCTGAGGGAGAAGAACTGA
- a CDS encoding glycosyltransferase, producing the protein MQDTVAVAAVTFDRPDDLRTLLLALSQQSTPLTSVALVDSGTRDIEAIAVESDAPVNYIRSLSNLGGAGGFSLAILSAMASGAEWVWIMDDDAHPEDPEALATLLAAAKAEGLDVVVPLIVAPGEPTRLSFPFRLAGRSVHDRAEVEKLGIIRDVGQFFNGALIRTDVFFRVGLPDLRLFIRGDETDFMLRLRRAGIPFGTVTTVALSHPPGWAETHQVLGDRLHVLVPETAFKRYYYFRNRGYLTRRYGRVKSLIADGVGYPLYYLAHRDPRGLADWFRAYSTGVRGRGFGPPSDHGF; encoded by the coding sequence TTGCAGGATACCGTGGCCGTTGCGGCAGTGACATTTGACCGCCCTGACGACCTGCGTACCCTCCTGCTGGCACTGTCCCAACAGAGCACGCCGCTCACCTCGGTCGCGCTGGTTGACTCGGGAACCCGGGACATCGAGGCAATCGCCGTCGAATCCGACGCACCGGTGAACTACATCCGCTCCCTGAGCAATCTTGGCGGTGCAGGCGGGTTTTCCCTTGCCATCCTGTCCGCGATGGCCAGCGGCGCCGAGTGGGTCTGGATCATGGACGACGACGCCCACCCGGAGGATCCGGAAGCCCTCGCTACCCTGCTGGCAGCCGCGAAAGCGGAGGGACTCGACGTCGTCGTACCCCTGATCGTGGCCCCCGGAGAGCCGACCCGGCTGTCCTTTCCTTTCCGGTTGGCTGGGCGTTCGGTGCACGACCGTGCCGAAGTCGAGAAGCTGGGGATCATCAGAGACGTTGGCCAATTCTTCAACGGCGCGTTGATCCGCACCGACGTGTTTTTCCGGGTGGGACTTCCCGATCTCCGCCTGTTCATCCGCGGAGATGAAACGGATTTCATGCTGCGGCTCCGGCGTGCCGGCATTCCGTTCGGCACGGTGACCACCGTTGCCCTGAGCCATCCTCCGGGGTGGGCGGAAACACACCAGGTCCTCGGTGACCGGCTGCACGTGCTCGTCCCCGAGACGGCGTTCAAGCGTTATTACTACTTCCGTAACCGCGGATATTTGACGCGCCGGTATGGCCGGGTGAAATCTCTCATCGCGGACGGCGTGGGCTACCCGCTCTATTACCTGGCGCATCGCGACCCGCGCGGACTCGCCGACTGGTTCAGGGCCTACTCCACCGGCGTGCGCGGACGCGGTTTTGGGCCCCCCTCGGACCATGGATTCTGA
- a CDS encoding polysaccharide biosynthesis protein: MKLADSADPAREGPDNRSTTRSEKPTLWLWSQYIFDSVAWVVAIVLALVLRYELLINQINVTGVVVFCAAALAAQLAVGLSFALYRGRYSFGSFHEARLLVIVTVIVSVILLLVSVAFFSIIEIPRSIGIIAFPFACMFMASTRYLKRMFVESKAKPGEDAQRTLIYGAGFLGGSLVGRMLQDRDSPYFPVGLIDDDPAKKHLRLATVPVLGRLEDLPGIIARTRASVLVIAFADVEAAQVRRVSDLVAGMNIRVLVLPPLRDMLATEGSGAGFSDFREVAVEDLIGRRPVDIHADEVAGYITGKKVLVTGAGGSIGSELCRQLAQFNPAELIMLDRDETGLQTTQLSMTGRGLLTGKDTVLADIRDADTLQAIFGERKPEVVFHAAALKHVSLLEQYPEEAWKTNVLGTQNVLNAAKAAGVTHFVNISTDKAANPTSVLGHSKRVAEKLTAWQATQTANSYVSVRFGNVIGSRGSMLPLFTEQIRVGGPITVTDPEVTRFFMTIPEACQLVIQAGAIGRPGEVLILDMGEAVKILDVAQRMITMSGKDIEIVFTGLRPGEKMHEELVGFGEDGSRPLHPKISHTNVSILDPGQLNLLDWKRKGGILDA; this comes from the coding sequence ATGAAACTCGCTGACAGCGCGGATCCAGCCCGGGAAGGGCCAGATAACCGCAGCACGACGCGGTCGGAGAAGCCGACGCTCTGGCTCTGGTCGCAGTACATTTTCGATTCGGTGGCCTGGGTGGTCGCGATTGTGTTGGCCCTGGTACTCCGGTACGAGCTACTGATCAACCAGATCAACGTGACGGGGGTGGTGGTGTTCTGCGCGGCGGCCCTCGCCGCCCAGCTCGCAGTAGGTCTGAGCTTCGCCCTCTATCGCGGCCGTTATAGTTTCGGCAGCTTCCACGAGGCACGACTACTGGTGATCGTCACGGTCATCGTCTCGGTGATCCTCCTGCTGGTCAGTGTCGCCTTCTTCTCGATCATCGAAATTCCGCGCAGCATCGGCATCATCGCGTTCCCGTTTGCCTGCATGTTCATGGCCTCCACCAGGTACCTCAAACGCATGTTTGTTGAAAGCAAGGCAAAACCCGGTGAGGATGCACAGCGGACCCTCATCTACGGAGCCGGGTTCCTCGGTGGTTCGCTGGTGGGTCGGATGCTCCAGGACCGGGACTCACCGTACTTTCCGGTGGGCCTGATCGACGATGACCCCGCCAAGAAACACCTCCGCCTTGCCACCGTTCCAGTCCTGGGCCGGCTTGAGGACCTTCCGGGGATCATCGCGCGCACCCGGGCTTCGGTGCTGGTGATCGCGTTCGCCGACGTCGAAGCAGCCCAGGTGCGCCGGGTGTCCGATCTGGTGGCCGGAATGAACATCAGGGTCCTGGTCCTGCCACCCCTGCGGGATATGCTCGCGACCGAAGGGTCTGGCGCCGGTTTCTCCGACTTTCGCGAGGTTGCGGTCGAGGACCTCATTGGTCGCCGGCCCGTGGACATCCACGCCGACGAGGTCGCCGGGTACATCACCGGAAAGAAGGTGCTGGTCACCGGCGCCGGCGGATCCATCGGATCCGAGCTGTGCCGTCAGCTGGCGCAGTTCAACCCCGCCGAGCTCATCATGCTCGACCGCGACGAAACGGGACTGCAGACCACCCAGCTCTCCATGACGGGGCGTGGACTGCTGACCGGCAAGGACACCGTCCTGGCGGACATTCGCGATGCCGACACGCTGCAGGCGATCTTTGGGGAACGCAAACCCGAGGTGGTGTTCCACGCGGCAGCCCTCAAGCACGTGTCGTTGCTCGAGCAGTACCCGGAAGAAGCCTGGAAAACCAACGTCCTGGGCACCCAGAACGTGCTCAACGCCGCCAAGGCAGCAGGCGTGACCCATTTCGTGAACATTTCCACCGACAAGGCGGCGAACCCCACCAGCGTGCTGGGTCACTCGAAACGGGTCGCCGAGAAGCTCACCGCCTGGCAGGCTACTCAGACTGCGAACAGTTACGTCTCGGTCCGGTTCGGCAACGTCATCGGAAGCCGGGGCTCGATGCTGCCCCTCTTTACCGAGCAGATCAGGGTGGGCGGACCCATCACCGTGACCGACCCTGAGGTCACCCGGTTCTTCATGACCATTCCCGAGGCCTGCCAGTTGGTGATCCAGGCCGGGGCTATTGGACGCCCGGGTGAGGTGCTGATCCTGGACATGGGCGAGGCGGTGAAAATCCTCGACGTCGCGCAACGGATGATCACGATGTCGGGTAAGGACATTGAAATAGTTTTCACCGGTCTCAGGCCGGGGGAGAAGATGCATGAGGAACTGGTCGGATTCGGCGAAGACGGTTCCCGTCCGCTGCACCCGAAAATCTCGCACACCAACGTATCGATTCTGGACCCGGGACAGCTGAACCTGCTCGACTGGAAACGCAAGGGCGGGATTCTCGATGCTTGA